A single Bacillus sp. OxB-1 DNA region contains:
- the panB gene encoding 3-methyl-2-oxobutanoate hydroxymethyltransferase, which yields MKKSTQDFMKMKQNGEKIAMLTAYDYPSAKLAEESGVDVLLVGDSLGMVILGYESTASVTVDDMIHHGKAVRRGAPNTFTVVDMPFGSCHGSDDRVLTEAVRMFQETGADALKVEGAGDVIEKIRLMTSTGIPVIGHLGLLPQSAAVLGGYKVQGKTADAAKQLIDDAIACEQAGACMIVLECIPYQLAEQVTAAVSIPIIGIGAGAETDGQVLVFHDTLKYGSHRIPKFVQSYANLSPIIQEGIGQYVAEVKEGSFPAEEHRFTMKEEELAVLYGG from the coding sequence GTGAAGAAAAGTACACAGGATTTTATGAAGATGAAGCAAAATGGTGAGAAAATCGCCATGCTGACCGCGTATGATTACCCGTCGGCGAAGTTGGCGGAAGAGTCCGGCGTCGATGTATTGCTGGTCGGTGACTCGCTTGGAATGGTCATTCTTGGCTACGAGTCGACCGCGTCGGTGACGGTGGATGATATGATCCACCACGGGAAAGCGGTCAGAAGGGGTGCGCCGAACACGTTCACGGTTGTCGATATGCCGTTCGGTTCGTGCCACGGTTCCGACGACCGGGTATTGACGGAAGCGGTCCGCATGTTCCAGGAAACTGGAGCGGATGCTTTGAAAGTGGAAGGGGCAGGCGATGTTATCGAGAAAATTCGCCTCATGACTTCGACAGGCATTCCGGTCATCGGTCATCTTGGACTGCTGCCGCAATCGGCTGCCGTTCTCGGAGGGTATAAAGTGCAAGGGAAGACAGCGGATGCCGCGAAACAACTGATCGACGATGCAATCGCCTGCGAACAGGCGGGCGCGTGCATGATCGTGCTTGAGTGCATTCCGTACCAGTTGGCGGAACAAGTGACAGCTGCCGTTTCCATTCCGATTATCGGCATCGGTGCCGGGGCCGAAACCGATGGTCAAGTGCTCGTGTTCCACGATACGTTGAAATATGGCAGTCACCGGATTCCGAAATTCGTCCAATCGTATGCGAACCTCAGCCCGATCATCCAAGAAGGGATCGGACAGTATGTCGCTGAGGTCAAAGAGGGTTCATTCCCCGCGGAAGAGCATCGCTTCACGATGAAGGAAGAAGAGCTGGCTGTCCTGTATGGGGGTTGA
- a CDS encoding CCA tRNA nucleotidyltransferase, whose translation MIEQFGTPAGKKVIAALEKEGYEAVFVGGAVRDFLLGKPAKDFDIATSAEPTEVKAVFPNTVDVGIAHGTVLVLLDGEAIEVTTYRTEGTYTDHRRPDDVQFVRSLQEDLARRDFTINALAVTREGELIDLFGGKDDLQQGVIRAIGEATERFDEDALRMVRAIRFSSVLDFTIEDDTCEAIKEKRALLRHIAIERIKAEMDKLFTGTNPVKAFRYAADTGLSKVLPLFPEDGAALARTAPYETASEGWAGLMAAGKFGSSEVARAYKLSNREKQFLHDVEELMEKRAFRPYAVEDFYTYAMEVLLVCEKLLRKLAPGIEPTSFDEMERRHRELPIRSKADLAVRGSDLIGWAGVKGGKWTGDWIQKIESAVLHRKCTNDPDDIKGWFLNEFNREE comes from the coding sequence ATGATCGAACAATTCGGGACTCCGGCAGGAAAGAAGGTCATTGCAGCTCTGGAAAAGGAAGGATACGAAGCGGTCTTTGTCGGGGGGGCTGTGCGGGATTTCCTGCTCGGCAAGCCGGCAAAAGATTTCGATATAGCGACATCAGCGGAACCGACTGAGGTGAAGGCGGTATTTCCGAATACCGTCGACGTCGGAATTGCCCATGGCACCGTACTTGTCTTGCTCGACGGGGAAGCGATCGAAGTGACGACATACCGGACGGAAGGGACGTATACGGACCATCGGCGGCCGGATGACGTCCAGTTTGTCCGGTCGCTGCAGGAGGATTTGGCACGCCGGGATTTCACGATCAATGCGCTGGCAGTGACGCGGGAAGGCGAATTGATTGATCTGTTCGGGGGAAAAGACGATCTGCAGCAGGGCGTCATCCGGGCGATCGGCGAGGCGACGGAACGGTTCGATGAAGACGCCCTCCGGATGGTCCGGGCCATCCGTTTCTCTTCCGTGCTCGATTTTACGATCGAGGACGACACTTGTGAAGCGATCAAGGAGAAGAGAGCGCTCCTTCGGCATATCGCCATCGAACGGATCAAAGCGGAGATGGATAAACTGTTTACCGGAACAAATCCCGTAAAAGCGTTCCGCTATGCAGCCGACACAGGACTGAGCAAAGTTTTGCCGCTTTTTCCGGAAGACGGAGCAGCACTTGCTCGGACAGCCCCGTACGAAACGGCATCGGAAGGCTGGGCCGGTTTGATGGCCGCCGGAAAATTCGGATCTTCCGAAGTGGCACGGGCTTATAAATTATCCAATCGGGAAAAGCAGTTTCTCCACGACGTCGAGGAATTGATGGAAAAACGGGCATTCCGTCCGTATGCAGTGGAGGATTTCTATACATATGCGATGGAAGTCCTTCTCGTCTGTGAAAAGCTTCTTCGCAAATTGGCTCCGGGAATCGAGCCGACTTCATTCGACGAAATGGAAAGAAGGCACCGTGAGCTTCCGATCCGCTCGAAGGCGGACTTGGCGGTAAGAGGAAGCGATCTAATCGGCTGGGCCGGTGTCAAGGGCGGAAAATGGACCGGCGACTGGATACAAAAAATCGAATCGGCCGTTCTCCATAGGAAATGCACCAATGATCCGGACGATATAAAGGGATGGTTTTTGAATGAGTTCAATCGTGAAGAATGA
- a CDS encoding biotin--[acetyl-CoA-carboxylase] ligase, with protein sequence MSSIVKNELLKRLFEAGGEPVSGQEIAEQFGLSRTAIWKYVKELEQEGYEIGTIRKKGYYLIQSPDLVNEANVHNYLTAKTYGRNILYYETCPSTQLIAHDEAQNGAADGTVVISEEQTSGKGRLSRPWSSVSGKGIWMSVIARPSLTPQQAPQLTLVAAVAVTRAIEDLTGIEPAIKWPNDILVHGRKVTGILTELQADPDRVKAIILGIGMNVNQDKADFPEELQEIATSLKHVTGKDVNRAEMIAKILSYLELYVDMYVKNGFAPIKLIWEGYSNTMGKRIRAVMLHETIEGTAVGISDEGVLEVRLDDGSVRGIFSADIEIPK encoded by the coding sequence ATGAGTTCAATCGTGAAGAATGAGTTGCTGAAAAGATTGTTCGAAGCGGGAGGCGAACCGGTTTCCGGGCAAGAGATCGCGGAACAGTTCGGCCTGTCGAGGACGGCGATCTGGAAATATGTCAAGGAACTGGAACAGGAAGGATATGAAATCGGCACAATCCGGAAAAAGGGATATTATTTGATCCAATCCCCGGACTTGGTGAACGAGGCGAACGTCCATAACTATTTGACTGCGAAAACGTACGGAAGGAATATCCTTTATTATGAGACGTGCCCATCGACGCAGCTCATCGCGCATGATGAAGCGCAGAACGGTGCTGCGGATGGAACGGTCGTCATATCGGAGGAACAGACGTCCGGAAAAGGGAGGCTGTCCCGGCCATGGAGTTCGGTGTCGGGCAAAGGTATTTGGATGAGCGTCATCGCGCGCCCGTCGCTCACGCCGCAGCAAGCGCCGCAATTGACGTTGGTGGCGGCGGTCGCCGTGACGCGCGCCATTGAAGATTTGACGGGCATCGAACCGGCGATCAAATGGCCGAATGACATTTTGGTCCATGGCCGGAAAGTGACCGGCATTTTGACTGAGCTCCAGGCAGATCCGGATCGGGTGAAGGCGATCATTTTGGGGATCGGCATGAACGTCAATCAGGACAAGGCCGATTTCCCTGAAGAATTGCAAGAAATCGCCACTTCGCTGAAGCACGTCACCGGAAAAGATGTGAACCGGGCGGAAATGATCGCCAAAATATTGAGTTATCTCGAATTGTATGTTGATATGTACGTCAAAAATGGTTTCGCACCGATCAAGCTTATCTGGGAAGGGTACTCGAATACGATGGGCAAGCGGATTCGTGCCGTCATGCTCCATGAGACGATCGAGGGGACGGCGGTCGGGATTTCCGATGAAGGCGTGCTCGAAGTCCGTCTCGATGACGGTTCGGTACGAGGGATTTTTTCGGCGGACATCGAAATTCCGAAATGA
- the panC gene encoding pantoate--beta-alanine ligase — protein MEIIHSIKELQQKLDRNERAGRTVGLVPTMGFLHEGHLALAKQAKGQNDAVVMSIFVNPAQFGPGEDFESYPRDTDRDAKLAESAGVDYLFIPSVEEMYPTDGGIRILPGAQATALCGASRPGHFDGVLKVVLKLFNIVDPDRSYFGMKDAQQLAIIETFVRDFNLRTDIVRVPTVREEDGLAKSSRNVNLSERERQEAPAIRQALELGAELFAEGKPAGEIEGKVAAYITGNSSGRIDYVSLLSYPELTEYDPSSEEAILACAVHFEKTRLIDNIILK, from the coding sequence ATGGAAATCATCCATTCGATAAAAGAACTGCAACAGAAATTGGATCGGAATGAGCGGGCGGGCCGCACAGTCGGCCTCGTTCCGACGATGGGATTCCTGCATGAAGGCCATCTGGCGCTCGCCAAACAAGCGAAGGGGCAAAATGATGCCGTTGTCATGAGCATTTTCGTCAATCCCGCCCAGTTCGGGCCGGGGGAGGATTTCGAATCGTATCCCCGCGACACCGATCGGGATGCGAAGCTGGCGGAAAGCGCTGGAGTCGATTACTTGTTCATCCCCTCCGTGGAAGAAATGTATCCGACCGACGGAGGCATCCGGATCCTGCCGGGAGCCCAAGCGACCGCACTTTGCGGAGCATCCCGCCCGGGCCACTTCGACGGCGTGCTGAAAGTCGTCCTGAAATTGTTCAATATCGTCGATCCCGACCGATCCTATTTCGGAATGAAAGACGCACAACAGTTGGCGATCATCGAGACATTCGTCCGGGATTTCAACTTGCGGACTGACATCGTCCGTGTCCCGACTGTCCGGGAAGAAGACGGCCTGGCGAAAAGCTCGCGCAACGTCAATTTATCGGAGAGGGAACGGCAGGAAGCGCCCGCCATCCGGCAAGCGCTGGAGCTGGGTGCGGAACTCTTTGCCGAAGGAAAGCCGGCAGGGGAGATCGAGGGAAAAGTGGCGGCGTATATAACCGGTAACAGTTCGGGAAGGATCGATTACGTATCTTTGCTGTCCTACCCTGAATTGACCGAGTATGACCCGTCATCGGAAGAAGCCATTTTAGCCTGTGCCGTGCATTTTGAAAAGACTCGATTGATTGATAATATAATCTTAAAATGA
- the panD gene encoding aspartate 1-decarboxylase, with protein sequence MFRMMMNSKLHRATVTQADLNYVGSITIDEDLLDAAGMLPNEKVHVVNNNNGARFETYIIAGERGSGVICVNGAAARLVQKGDIVIILSYVYMTDEEARTHEPTVLIMDENNGIREIIKEKEAMTI encoded by the coding sequence ATGTTCAGAATGATGATGAACAGTAAACTGCACCGTGCGACCGTGACGCAAGCGGATTTGAACTATGTCGGGAGCATCACAATCGACGAGGACCTGCTCGATGCGGCCGGCATGTTGCCGAACGAAAAAGTCCACGTCGTGAACAATAACAACGGCGCCCGTTTCGAAACGTATATCATCGCAGGAGAGCGCGGCAGCGGCGTCATTTGCGTCAACGGTGCGGCTGCACGTCTCGTGCAAAAGGGCGATATCGTGATCATCCTGTCGTATGTCTATATGACGGATGAAGAAGCGCGCACCCATGAACCGACAGTGTTGATCATGGATGAAAACAATGGCATCCGGGAAATCATCAAAGAAAAGGAAGCCATGACGATCTGA